Proteins from a genomic interval of Capsicum annuum cultivar UCD-10X-F1 chromosome 4, UCD10Xv1.1, whole genome shotgun sequence:
- the LOC107868953 gene encoding uncharacterized protein LOC107868953 translates to MEELIKQFMVQQAQFVAEIKIQQAQFAIELKSQQLLTRNLKLKLGRITEAQNTRPQGTLPSDIEKNPKQSVPKYAKYLKDIVANKNHLIEYATVALTEECTSKIKSKLPTNLKDPGSFTLQITIRQTISAYGLCYLGTSINLMPTLWYRKMGLGSPKPTTIVLQLADRSFARTDGIIEDVLVKVGFLIFPVDFVILDFEADPVVPFILG, encoded by the exons ATGGAGGAGTTAATAAAGCAGTTTATGGTTCAACAAGCACAGTTTGTGGCAGAAATAAAGATTCAACAGGCACAGTTTGCAATTGAGTTAAAGAGTCAACAATTACTTACAAGAAATCTAAAGTTAAAATTGGGTCGAATTACAGAAGCACAGAATACAAGACCTCAAGGAACATTACCTAGTGATATAGAGAAAAATCCTAAGCAG AGTGtgccaaaatatgcaaaatacttgaaggatatagttgcAAATAAGAACCATTTGATCGAGTATGCTACAGttgcacttactgaggagtgtaCATCCAAGATTAAAAGCAAATTACCCACGAACCTAAAGGATCCAGGTAGTTTCACTTTGCAGATTACCATCAGACAGACCATTAGTGCTTATGGATTGTGTTATTTGGGGACTAGCATCAATCTTATGCCCACATTGTGGTACCGGaagatgggtcttgggagtccTAAACCCACTACTATTGTTTTGCAGTTGGCGGATAGGTCCTTTGCTAGGACAGATGGCATTATCGAAGATGTCTTGGTGAAAGTGGGGTTCTTAATCTTTCCGgtggattttgtaattcttgactttGAAGCTGATCCtgttgttccatttattttgggatga